ACGCGGTTTCAGTGAAGTTGATGTTGCGAAAGAAACTGCTGAGAAATTAGGAGTTAAAAACCATAACGTATTCATTACAGCACAAGAATTTATGGATGAGTTCCCAAAAATTATTTGGCATATGGATGATCCTTTAGCGGATCCAGCAGCTGTACCATTGTATTTCGTTGCGAAAGAAGCGCGTAAACATGTAACGGTTGTTCTTTCTGGTGAAGGTGCAGACGAGCTATTTGGTGGATATAACATTTATCGTGAGCCAAACTCTTTAAAAATGTTCTCTTACATTCCTAGCCCAGGAAAGAGTGTTCTAAAAGCATTAAGTGGTGCTCTTAAAGAAGGGTTTAAAGGAAAAAGCTTCTTAGAGCGTGGATGTACGCCAATCGAAGAGCGTTACTATGGAAATGCGAAAATCTTCCGTGAAGAAGAGAAAGCTGAATTAATGAAGTATTACGATGAAAGTGTTAACTATATGGATATCACGAAACCATTGTATAACGAAATTAAAGATTATGATGATGTAAGTAAAATGCAGTACATTGATATGTTCACATGGTTACGCGGCGATATTTTATTAAAAGCTGATAAAATGACGATGGCAAATTCATTAGAACTTCGTGTACCGTTCTTAGATAAAGAAGTATTTGACGTTGCATCTAAAATTCCGACAGAATTTAAAATTGCAAACGGAACAACGAAAGCTATATTACGTGAAGCTGCCCGTGGAATTGTTCCGGATCACGTGTTAGATCGTAAAAAGCTTGGATTCCCAGTACCAATTCGTCACTGGTTAAAAGATGAAATGCACGATTGGGCTGTAAATATTATTAAAGAAAGCAAAACTGAGCATTTAATCGAAAAACAGTATGTATTAAACTTACTGGAAGCACATTGTGCAGATAAAGGCGATTATAGCCGTAAAATTTGGACTGTACTTGCGTTTATGGTATGGCATCAAATTTATGTTGAGCATAAATACGATACGAATAAGTTCCACGAAGAAACAAAGCGTGCGTATAGCTTAGTTTAATAAAAAACCTTAAGGTCGCATTCGATCTTAAGGTTTTTTTCATAAATTGCATTTATTATTGATACAATAATAGTAAAAGGATGGACAACATATGATTACGTTTGAGAAAGTAAATATAGAAAATGAAAGCGCTGTAAAAGAAATGTTTCACTCACACAGCTTAGATGAGAAAAAGGTTCAGTATTGTGTAAAAGTTGATGATACATATATTGGTGTAATAGATTATAGCGTTCAAGAAGAGAGTGCTATTTTGTCACAGTTAATTATTCATTTTGATTATCAAGGTTATGGATACGGGACAAATACGTATTTTACATTTGAAGAAATGATGAAACAGAGAAATGTGAAAGAAATAAAAGTATTGCATGAGGTATTTACGGAACAAGCTAAATCTTTCATAGAGGGATCTGGTTTTATTGAGGAAAATGGAATATATGTAAAGAAAATATAGTGAATATTGATTGCTTGATGAAATGAATATGGGGTAGGTGAACGTATGACAATGACTGCTGGTCTTGCATTAGTTGGAAGTTGCTTTATTGTAGCAGAATTATGCCAAATTTTCATTCGAAAAAGAATGTATAAGAAGAGAAGACCATATGAATTACAATATATACCTGTGTTTGTAATTTTGTTTTGCATGTTATTTGTATTACAAAACGCATCTCATTTCCCGCCTCTTTTGAACATCTTTTTGAAGTTTGGTTTGCTATATAGTGGCGTTGGAATATTTCTTTTATTTCTTTTATTTTGCGTACGCTACATCCACTATCAATCATACATATTCATTTTAAATTGGTTAAAAAAAAGTGATAGAACCCCCCTTACATAAGGGGGGTTTTTATTTGTACTTGTAACGAAACTTGTACAATTAACATAAAATAGGACGAGTAGAAATGAAAGCTTATTACAATAAAGAAAGGAACGAAAAAGATATATGAAACTTGTTATAGACGCAGGGCATGGTGGATATGATTCGGGTGCTGTTGGTAATGGGTTAGTGGAAAAAGAGTTAACACTTCAAATTGCTAGACGTGTGCGAGATATTTTATCTGCAAATTACCCAATCAATATTAAAATGACACGTGATAGTGATGTGTTTATCTCTTTATCAGAACGTGCTAATATTGCTAATTCATTTGGTGCAGATTATTTTATCTCATTTCACATTAATAGTGGCGGTGGAACTGGATTTGAAAGTTATATTTACAACGCGCTATCTAATAGTAGTTCCGCATATGAAAAGCAACAAAAAATGCATGCAGCAGTAAATCCTGTATTAACAAAATACGGCCTTCGTGACCGAGGAGCCAAAAAAGCAAATTATGCGGTACTAAGAGAGACTGCAATGGATGCAATATTAACAGAGACTGCCTTTATTGATACTACATTTGATGCTAATTTATTGAAAAATCCACAATTTATTGAAGATCTAAGTCAAGCGTATGCAAACGGAATAGCAGCTATTTTTGGAGTAGCTCCAAATCCGAATCCTCCAAATCCACAACCTCCAAACCCGCAGCCAACACCACAAACGAAGGGGATTGCTTATATCCTTGGAAAAAATGTGAATTTAAGAAGTGGTCCATCAACGTCTTCTTCAGTTATTCGTCAACTAAACTCCCCAGAATCGTATGTCGTATATCAGGAAAGTAACGGATGGTTAGACTTAGGAAATGGACAATGGGTGTATAATGACCCTTCGTACATTAATTTTGTAAAGACGAGCAATAGTGATGGAAGCGCAATTGGTGTCGCATATATTCAAGGAACGAATGTGAATTTAAGAAATGGTCCATCAACATCTTCTTTAGTTATTCGTAAATTAAATAAACCAGAATCTTATTTAGTATTTATTAATCAAAACGGTTGGTTGAACCTTG
This Bacillus mycoides DNA region includes the following protein-coding sequences:
- the asnB gene encoding asparagine synthase (glutamine-hydrolyzing); translation: MCGFVGCLCENPRGFSETEKHQFENMNTMIFHRGPDDEGYFRDEHVQFGFRRLSIIDLEAGHQPLTYENDRYVIIFNGEIYNYVELREMLLEKGATFATQSDTEVIIALYAHMKEKCVDYLRGMFAFMIWDREEKKLFGARDHFGIKPLYIAQQGDTTFFASEKKSIMHVMEDKGVNPKSLQHYFTYQYGPEPETLTIDVNKIEPGHYFVKEIGKEMEIHRYWNPYFNASSATKEEHIQAIRDVLYDSVKVHMRSDVPVGSFLSGGIDSSIIASIAREMNPNLLTFSIGFEQRGFSEVDVAKETAEKLGVKNHNVFITAQEFMDEFPKIIWHMDDPLADPAAVPLYFVAKEARKHVTVVLSGEGADELFGGYNIYREPNSLKMFSYIPSPGKSVLKALSGALKEGFKGKSFLERGCTPIEERYYGNAKIFREEEKAELMKYYDESVNYMDITKPLYNEIKDYDDVSKMQYIDMFTWLRGDILLKADKMTMANSLELRVPFLDKEVFDVASKIPTEFKIANGTTKAILREAARGIVPDHVLDRKKLGFPVPIRHWLKDEMHDWAVNIIKESKTEHLIEKQYVLNLLEAHCADKGDYSRKIWTVLAFMVWHQIYVEHKYDTNKFHEETKRAYSLV
- a CDS encoding N-acetylmuramoyl-L-alanine amidase, with protein sequence MKLVIDAGHGGYDSGAVGNGLVEKELTLQIARRVRDILSANYPINIKMTRDSDVFISLSERANIANSFGADYFISFHINSGGGTGFESYIYNALSNSSSAYEKQQKMHAAVNPVLTKYGLRDRGAKKANYAVLRETAMDAILTETAFIDTTFDANLLKNPQFIEDLSQAYANGIAAIFGVAPNPNPPNPQPPNPQPTPQTKGIAYILGKNVNLRSGPSTSSSVIRQLNSPESYVVYQESNGWLDLGNGQWVYNDPSYINFVKTSNSDGSAIGVAYIQGTNVNLRNGPSTSSLVIRKLNKPESYLVFINQNGWLNLGGNQWVYNDPSYIKYNQY
- a CDS encoding GNAT family N-acetyltransferase, which gives rise to MITFEKVNIENESAVKEMFHSHSLDEKKVQYCVKVDDTYIGVIDYSVQEESAILSQLIIHFDYQGYGYGTNTYFTFEEMMKQRNVKEIKVLHEVFTEQAKSFIEGSGFIEENGIYVKKI